A region from the Halosolutus gelatinilyticus genome encodes:
- the hisH gene encoding imidazole glycerol phosphate synthase subunit HisH: MSTVSSTQDRSLASVVIVDYGLGNLRSATRGLERAGADVEITDDPAAFREADGVVLPGVGAFREGVENADPLREDLLEVAAEGTPLFGICLGMQMLLTTSEEGDNDGESAVQGLDLIPGTNVRFAEGQKVPHMGWNELSVERDHPLVEGVDGQYAYFVHSYYAIPDDDRAAVATTEYGIEFPSIVASEDGTVFGTQFHPEKSGETGLRILRNFVEICAEE, from the coding sequence ATGAGCACCGTTTCGTCCACACAGGACCGATCGCTCGCCTCCGTGGTCATCGTCGACTACGGGCTCGGGAATCTGCGCAGCGCCACCCGCGGCCTCGAGCGCGCGGGCGCGGACGTCGAGATCACCGACGATCCGGCCGCGTTCCGCGAGGCCGACGGCGTGGTCCTCCCCGGCGTCGGCGCGTTCCGAGAGGGCGTCGAGAACGCCGATCCGCTCCGCGAAGACCTCCTCGAGGTCGCCGCGGAGGGAACGCCGCTGTTCGGCATCTGTCTCGGCATGCAGATGCTGCTGACGACGAGCGAGGAAGGCGACAACGACGGCGAATCCGCGGTGCAAGGACTCGATCTGATCCCCGGCACGAACGTTCGATTCGCGGAGGGACAGAAGGTGCCCCACATGGGCTGGAACGAACTCTCCGTCGAGCGCGATCACCCCCTCGTCGAGGGCGTGGACGGCCAGTACGCCTACTTCGTCCACTCCTACTACGCGATCCCGGACGACGACCGCGCCGCCGTCGCGACCACCGAGTACGGCATCGAGTTCCCGTCGATCGTCGCGAGCGAGGACGGGACGGTCTTCGGAACGCAGTTCCACCCCGAAAAGAGCGGCGAAACTGGTCTGCGGATTCTGCGGAACTTCGTCGAAATCTGCGCGGAGGAGTAA
- a CDS encoding DUF99 family protein gives MKSGVRALGLAESFSGRDDAGGPVRSTIAGAVVRADCAIDGLRYAACTVGGTDATDAVRSLVETCCRPDVRYVLLGAVAPAWYNLLDLSRIHDAAERPVLAVTFEASDGLEAGLRDAFSGDELDERLATYRSLPDRRAVSVNGEIVYVRCLGCDRDEAGEIVRGFTPAGGRPEPIRVAGIAARAADEYAAGDRE, from the coding sequence ATGAAATCCGGGGTGCGAGCGCTGGGCCTCGCGGAATCGTTCTCCGGGCGTGACGACGCTGGCGGCCCCGTCCGGAGTACCATCGCGGGCGCGGTCGTTCGCGCGGACTGCGCGATCGACGGACTGCGTTACGCCGCGTGTACCGTCGGCGGTACGGACGCGACGGACGCCGTCCGATCGCTCGTCGAGACGTGCTGTCGGCCCGACGTTCGATACGTTCTGCTCGGCGCCGTCGCCCCCGCCTGGTACAACCTGCTCGATCTCTCGCGAATTCACGACGCGGCCGAGCGACCGGTGCTCGCCGTGACGTTCGAGGCGAGCGACGGCCTCGAGGCCGGCCTCAGAGACGCGTTTTCCGGAGACGAACTCGACGAGCGCCTCGCGACGTACCGATCGCTCCCTGACCGTCGTGCGGTGTCGGTCAACGGGGAAATCGTCTACGTCAGGTGCCTCGGATGCGATCGCGACGAGGCCGGCGAGATCGTCCGCGGCTTTACGCCCGCGGGCGGACGGCCGGAACCGATTCGCGTCGCCGGCATCGCGGCGCGAGCGGCGGACGAGTACGCGGCCGGTGATCGGGAGTGA
- a CDS encoding DUF7344 domain-containing protein: MSPDSGSSDDGDDCSLHELPLSLDALLDILANHRRRALLEYLWNQPQNAGSFEEATEYAILEVGRKQGRQPNHDDVQVELQHHHLPKMADAGIIDYDIRSQTIRYHENERLETAYDRVCDLALD; the protein is encoded by the coding sequence ATGAGTCCCGACAGCGGTTCATCCGACGACGGCGACGATTGCTCGCTCCACGAACTACCGTTGTCCCTCGACGCCCTCCTCGATATCCTGGCGAACCACCGCCGCCGAGCCTTGCTGGAATACCTGTGGAACCAACCACAGAACGCCGGTTCGTTCGAAGAGGCGACCGAGTACGCGATACTGGAGGTCGGGCGGAAACAGGGGAGACAACCGAACCACGACGACGTGCAAGTCGAACTCCAGCACCATCACCTGCCGAAAATGGCGGACGCCGGCATTATCGACTACGATATTCGCAGTCAAACGATTCGCTACCACGAGAACGAACGGCTGGAAACGGCGTACGATCGGGTGTGCGATCTCGCTCTCGACTGA
- a CDS encoding uracil-DNA glycosylase, which produces MGTMEDLRVTACTRCPELVDCRSRIVNGTGPADADVLLVGEGPGANEDEQGEPFVGRSGTVLNEQLRAVGLDRETVRITNCVRCRPPENRDPTKTELENCREYLEREIDRLDPDVIVTLGKVPSEHLLGRSVAVTKEAGDVVDVRIEGAPRRVMICVHPAATLYDRSQEATFEAALQRAAELAGVDAGDNGSGQTRLDGF; this is translated from the coding sequence ATGGGAACGATGGAGGACCTCCGCGTCACCGCCTGCACCCGGTGTCCGGAGCTCGTCGACTGTCGGAGTCGAATCGTCAACGGCACCGGCCCCGCGGACGCCGACGTGCTGCTCGTCGGCGAGGGACCGGGTGCGAACGAGGACGAGCAGGGCGAACCGTTCGTCGGCCGCAGCGGCACCGTCCTGAACGAGCAGCTTCGAGCCGTCGGCCTCGATCGGGAGACCGTCCGGATCACGAACTGCGTGCGCTGTCGCCCGCCCGAGAACCGCGATCCGACGAAAACGGAACTCGAGAACTGCCGCGAGTATCTGGAGCGCGAGATCGATCGGCTCGACCCGGACGTGATCGTCACGCTGGGCAAGGTTCCCAGCGAACACCTGCTCGGCCGATCGGTCGCCGTCACGAAGGAAGCCGGCGACGTCGTCGACGTTCGGATCGAAGGCGCGCCGCGTCGCGTGATGATCTGCGTGCATCCGGCCGCGACGCTGTACGATCGGAGCCAGGAGGCGACCTTCGAAGCGGCGCTGCAGCGGGCGGCGGAACTGGCCGGCGTCGACGCCGGCGACAACGGGAGCGGGCAGACGCGCCTCGACGGATTCTGA
- a CDS encoding MBL fold metallo-hydrolase, with protein MEVHHVTEDAETFTCNAFLAIGDRTVLVDAGAWDGVVDEIRSHVDDLDAVVITHQHGDHVAQLDAVVEAFGPDVYAYGNHPARTHELADGEMVAIGDEEFDIVYTPGHADDHVSFVSDTSLFSGDVVVHDDGAFEYGSFGRTDMAGQSRERLIESIEELLDRMPDGGRTSREGRSPSDRSSGQGPREDERSESAGVEHMYAGHGGVFHGDVRDVVETALERAEKREPKYPDE; from the coding sequence ATGGAGGTTCATCACGTCACCGAAGACGCGGAGACGTTCACCTGCAACGCCTTTCTGGCGATCGGCGATCGGACCGTGCTGGTGGACGCCGGCGCGTGGGACGGCGTCGTCGACGAGATCCGATCGCACGTAGACGACCTGGATGCGGTGGTGATAACCCACCAGCACGGCGATCACGTCGCGCAACTCGACGCCGTCGTCGAGGCGTTCGGTCCCGACGTCTACGCCTACGGCAACCACCCGGCGCGAACCCACGAACTCGCAGACGGCGAGATGGTCGCGATCGGCGACGAAGAGTTCGACATCGTCTACACCCCCGGTCACGCCGACGACCACGTCTCGTTCGTCTCCGACACGTCGCTGTTCTCGGGCGACGTGGTCGTCCACGACGACGGGGCGTTCGAGTACGGCAGCTTCGGCCGCACCGACATGGCCGGCCAGTCGCGCGAGCGGCTCATCGAGAGCATCGAAGAGTTGCTCGATCGGATGCCGGACGGCGGTCGCACGAGTCGCGAGGGACGCAGTCCCTCGGACCGTTCGAGCGGGCAAGGCCCGCGAGAAGACGAGCGGAGCGAGTCCGCCGGCGTCGAACACATGTACGCGGGCCACGGCGGTGTCTTCCACGGCGACGTCCGCGACGTGGTCGAGACCGCACTCGAACGCGCGGAGAAGCGAGAGCCGAAGTACCCCGACGAATGA
- a CDS encoding Rieske (2Fe-2S) protein codes for MSSPDAFHELSSLAELEETGRKQVAIDGTPLVAFYHEGEVRVVDNRCPHMGFPLSEGTVEDGVLTCHWHHARFELSCGDTFDPWADDVQTYPTETRDGTVYVNPNPVRDRSPGEHWADRLGTGLEENLRLVVAKASIGLLDADVDYREPMASALEFGTRYRESGWGPGLTILGCMANVMDDLEPEDRKRALYTGVRHVADDCANEPPNFDQPSFSTRGLALDRLKSWFRDCVEVRDADGAERCLRTAIADGRSEAEVAELVVAAGTDHPYLSTGHVLDFANKAFESLDHVDWEQADDTLASLVDPLVTASRSDEQSSWRQPIDLVALLQDVYGGDVGETSGLESLVAESDGARASGDGDGNAWVPPADLQETLLGDDPEAIVDALADAIRSGATTEALAGEVAHAAATRVAQFGTANEFSDWNTVHHAFTYANAVHGFARRTDAIDVYRGIFDAALTVYLDRFLNTPPAPIPDPGEHDTGRDPDAVREELLATFDAEGEVNEAARLVGEFFDCGGDPAALKRTLGHGLLREDAGFHTLQNVEAAFRQFDLATEAATAAADRSVDDDRRERRRRMPLIATARYTAAHFPTRREAEQTFSIATRLNRGETLHDET; via the coding sequence ATGTCATCGCCGGATGCGTTTCACGAACTCTCGTCGCTCGCCGAACTCGAGGAGACGGGGCGCAAACAGGTCGCGATCGACGGGACACCGCTGGTCGCATTCTACCACGAGGGGGAGGTCCGAGTGGTCGACAACCGCTGTCCGCACATGGGATTTCCGCTCTCGGAGGGGACCGTCGAGGACGGCGTCCTCACCTGCCACTGGCACCACGCCCGGTTCGAACTCTCCTGTGGCGACACGTTCGATCCGTGGGCCGACGACGTCCAGACCTACCCGACCGAGACCCGCGACGGAACCGTCTACGTGAACCCGAATCCGGTCCGGGATCGATCCCCCGGCGAGCACTGGGCCGATCGCCTCGGGACCGGCCTCGAAGAGAACCTCCGTCTCGTCGTCGCGAAGGCGTCGATCGGCCTGCTGGACGCCGACGTCGACTATCGCGAGCCGATGGCGTCCGCACTCGAGTTCGGCACCCGGTACCGCGAATCGGGGTGGGGACCGGGGCTGACGATCCTCGGGTGTATGGCGAACGTGATGGACGACCTCGAGCCCGAGGATCGCAAACGGGCGCTGTACACCGGCGTTCGCCACGTCGCCGACGACTGCGCGAACGAACCGCCGAACTTCGATCAGCCGTCGTTCTCGACGCGCGGCCTCGCGCTCGATCGGCTGAAGTCCTGGTTCCGCGACTGCGTCGAGGTGCGCGACGCCGACGGCGCCGAACGGTGCCTCCGCACCGCGATCGCGGACGGCCGATCGGAGGCGGAGGTCGCGGAACTGGTGGTCGCCGCCGGCACGGACCACCCGTACCTCTCGACGGGTCACGTCCTCGACTTCGCGAACAAGGCGTTCGAGAGCCTCGATCACGTGGACTGGGAGCAGGCGGATGACACGCTCGCGAGCCTCGTCGATCCGCTGGTCACCGCCTCCCGGAGCGACGAGCAGTCGTCCTGGCGCCAGCCGATCGACCTCGTCGCCCTGCTCCAAGACGTCTACGGGGGCGACGTCGGCGAAACGAGCGGTCTCGAATCGCTCGTCGCCGAGAGCGACGGTGCGCGCGCGAGCGGTGACGGCGACGGGAACGCGTGGGTCCCACCTGCAGATCTCCAGGAGACCCTGCTCGGCGACGATCCCGAGGCGATCGTCGACGCGCTCGCGGACGCGATCCGATCGGGTGCGACGACAGAGGCGCTCGCCGGCGAGGTGGCCCACGCCGCCGCGACCCGGGTCGCCCAGTTCGGGACGGCCAACGAGTTCTCGGACTGGAACACGGTCCACCACGCGTTCACCTACGCCAACGCGGTTCACGGGTTCGCGCGGCGGACCGACGCGATCGACGTCTACCGGGGCATTTTCGACGCCGCGCTCACCGTCTACCTCGATCGGTTTCTCAACACGCCGCCGGCGCCGATTCCCGATCCGGGCGAGCACGACACCGGTCGCGATCCCGACGCCGTCCGCGAGGAGCTGCTGGCGACGTTCGACGCCGAGGGCGAGGTGAACGAGGCGGCCCGCCTCGTCGGGGAGTTCTTCGACTGCGGCGGCGACCCTGCGGCGTTGAAACGGACGCTCGGTCACGGCCTCCTACGCGAAGACGCCGGCTTCCACACGCTGCAGAACGTCGAGGCTGCCTTCCGGCAGTTCGACCTCGCCACGGAGGCGGCCACGGCCGCGGCCGATCGGTCCGTCGACGACGACCGCCGCGAACGGCGACGTCGCATGCCGCTGATCGCGACCGCTCGGTACACGGCCGCTCACTTCCCGACGCGTCGTGAGGCCGAACAGACCTTCTCGATCGCCACCCGGTTGAACCGCGGGGAGACGCTTCACGACGAGACCTGA
- a CDS encoding DUF5786 family protein, translated as MGFGSYDESEQQEVDADFDDDDAVKSEENSHEGTIEFENGASSDELLDRLQEIKDDG; from the coding sequence ATGGGATTCGGGAGTTACGACGAATCCGAGCAACAGGAGGTCGACGCTGATTTTGACGACGACGACGCGGTCAAATCCGAAGAGAACAGCCACGAAGGCACGATCGAGTTCGAGAACGGCGCGTCGAGTGACGAACTCCTCGACCGACTGCAGGAGATCAAAGACGACGGCTGA
- a CDS encoding 50S ribosomal protein L40e, whose product MPSFDAAEKRSLDKMICMRCNARNPKGADNCRKCGYGKLRPKAKEPRAA is encoded by the coding sequence ATGCCCAGTTTCGACGCTGCCGAGAAGCGTTCCCTCGACAAGATGATCTGTATGCGCTGTAACGCCCGCAACCCCAAGGGCGCCGACAACTGCCGGAAGTGCGGCTACGGTAAGCTCCGCCCCAAGGCGAAAGAACCGCGCGCGGCATAA
- a CDS encoding DUF367 family protein, whose amino-acid sequence MECHVYYEGDDDPAKCTARRLETFDEAILYRRMEQVPYGVVLNPHADRALSPADAADGLGTLVALDCSWESAEEASFRMNGVHRALPFLVAANPVNYGRPFRLTTVEALAAACRIFGEDDRAEELLEPFRWGETFLTLNEEPLRRYGECADSSEVVAVQDDYLADEE is encoded by the coding sequence GTGGAGTGTCACGTCTACTACGAGGGCGACGACGACCCCGCCAAGTGCACCGCTCGGCGCCTCGAGACGTTCGACGAGGCGATCCTCTACCGGCGGATGGAGCAGGTGCCCTACGGCGTCGTCCTCAACCCCCACGCCGATCGGGCGCTCTCGCCGGCCGACGCCGCGGACGGACTCGGGACGCTCGTCGCGCTCGACTGTTCGTGGGAGTCCGCCGAGGAGGCTTCCTTCCGGATGAACGGCGTCCACCGAGCGCTCCCGTTCCTCGTCGCGGCGAACCCCGTCAACTACGGCCGGCCGTTTCGGCTGACCACCGTCGAGGCGCTCGCCGCCGCCTGCCGCATCTTCGGCGAGGACGATCGGGCCGAGGAGCTCCTCGAGCCGTTTCGGTGGGGCGAGACCTTCCTGACGCTCAACGAGGAACCGCTCCGGCGCTACGGCGAGTGCGCCGACTCGAGCGAGGTCGTCGCCGTCCAAGACGACTACCTGGCCGACGAGGAGTGA
- a CDS encoding sensor histidine kinase has translation MAGIRGRGTIAILGALYVVLAFGWAFGQLADGGAVSNVALITSFIAVPGVILLYGSYWVSRTDISTEFYPTITNWSFGGFGLLLAMLALYQFEPAESVTDPARAALVLTAFGTAAGFGVGVYDALAKTQALEVERSNRELRQLTEQLDETVAQLEAANREFETSNERLEQFAYAASHDLQEPLRMITSYLSLIESRYGDDLDEDGREFIAFAVDGADRMREMIDGLLKYSRVNTQGDPFESVDLEDVLAAVRKDLEVQIVERDAIVEIETLPRVEGDENQLRQLFQNLLSNAIEYCDDEPPHVRVTAERTGPDWTVSVEDNGIGIDPADADRIFDLFQRLHGREEHGGTGLGLALCKRIVERHGGEIRVESEPGSGSTFLVTLPAVGARNEATAPQS, from the coding sequence ATGGCTGGTATCAGGGGAAGAGGTACGATCGCGATCCTCGGGGCGCTGTATGTTGTGTTGGCGTTCGGATGGGCGTTCGGACAACTGGCCGACGGAGGAGCGGTTTCGAACGTCGCGCTCATCACGAGCTTCATCGCCGTCCCCGGAGTGATCCTTCTGTACGGCAGCTACTGGGTGTCGCGTACCGATATTTCCACCGAGTTCTACCCGACGATCACGAACTGGTCGTTCGGCGGATTCGGGCTGTTGCTCGCAATGCTCGCCCTCTACCAGTTCGAGCCCGCCGAGAGCGTGACCGATCCGGCCCGGGCCGCGCTAGTCCTCACCGCGTTCGGTACGGCCGCCGGCTTCGGCGTCGGGGTCTACGACGCCCTGGCAAAAACGCAAGCGCTCGAAGTCGAGCGGAGCAATCGGGAGCTCCGGCAACTGACGGAGCAACTGGACGAGACGGTGGCCCAACTCGAGGCGGCGAACCGCGAGTTCGAAACGTCGAACGAGCGGCTCGAACAGTTCGCCTACGCCGCCAGCCACGACCTCCAGGAGCCGCTGCGGATGATCACGAGCTACCTCTCTCTCATCGAGAGCCGGTACGGCGACGACCTCGACGAGGACGGCCGCGAGTTCATCGCGTTCGCGGTCGACGGCGCCGATCGCATGCGCGAGATGATCGACGGGTTGCTGAAATACTCGCGGGTCAACACGCAGGGCGATCCGTTCGAATCGGTCGACCTGGAGGACGTTCTCGCGGCGGTCCGAAAGGATCTGGAAGTGCAGATCGTCGAGCGCGACGCCATCGTCGAAATCGAGACGTTACCCCGCGTCGAGGGCGACGAGAACCAGTTACGACAACTGTTCCAGAACCTGCTGTCGAACGCGATCGAATACTGCGACGACGAACCGCCGCACGTTCGCGTCACCGCCGAACGAACGGGGCCGGACTGGACGGTGTCGGTCGAGGATAACGGAATCGGCATCGATCCGGCCGACGCCGATCGCATCTTCGACCTCTTCCAGCGCCTCCACGGCCGCGAGGAACACGGTGGGACCGGCCTCGGACTCGCGCTGTGCAAGCGGATCGTCGAGCGCCACGGCGGCGAGATCCGGGTCGAGTCCGAACCCGGTTCAGGGTCGACGTTCCTGGTCACGCTCCCGGCGGTCGGCGCCCGCAACGAGGCGACTGCGCCGCAGTCGTGA